From the genome of Amycolatopsis sp. NBC_01488, one region includes:
- a CDS encoding acyl-CoA synthetase, which yields MDQHLVDRARQHALGDLLRRTALRLPGKLAVVDGSEQLTFAEFEAAANRCAHALAARGLRKGDRLALLSHNSWQYGVLAFATAKLGVLLVPVNFMLGADEIAYILRHAEVRAFVVEDALEPTAAQALELAGLTDVVRGRIPKSGGGEWADIGAWLSEGDAEAPDVLVADDDPLRIMYTSGTESRPKGVLLSSRSLLAQYVSCVIDGGMSADDVEVHSLPLYHCAQLDCFFSVDVYLGATSVILPGPDPAALLAAVERERATKLFAPPTVWISLLRHENFDRTDLSSLRKGYYGASAMPVEVLRELRRRLPDVALWNFYGQTEMAPLATILRPHEQLDRAGSAGRPSLNVETRIVDDEDNPVAPGEIGEIVHRSPHATLGYYRDEAKTAEAFRAGWFHSGDLGVVDEDGYLSVVDRKKDMIKTGGENVASREVEEALYLLDGVAEVAVFGIGHPHWIEAVTAVVVPREGVTLDAARVIDHAKAHLAGYKCPKYVVFADRLPKNPSGKIVKRELRERHKGLAAEG from the coding sequence ATGGACCAGCACCTCGTCGACCGCGCCCGGCAGCACGCCCTCGGCGATCTGCTCCGCCGCACCGCTTTGCGGCTGCCGGGCAAGCTCGCCGTCGTCGACGGGAGCGAGCAGCTCACCTTCGCCGAGTTCGAAGCCGCCGCCAACCGCTGCGCCCACGCCCTCGCCGCCCGCGGCCTCCGCAAGGGCGACCGGCTGGCGTTGCTGAGTCACAACTCCTGGCAGTACGGCGTCCTCGCGTTCGCCACCGCGAAGCTCGGCGTGCTGCTCGTGCCGGTCAACTTCATGCTCGGCGCCGACGAGATCGCCTACATCCTGCGCCACGCCGAAGTCAGGGCGTTCGTCGTCGAGGACGCCCTCGAACCGACCGCCGCCCAAGCTCTCGAGCTGGCGGGCCTGACCGACGTCGTCCGCGGGCGCATCCCGAAGAGCGGCGGCGGCGAGTGGGCGGACATCGGCGCCTGGCTGTCCGAAGGGGACGCCGAAGCGCCCGACGTCCTCGTCGCCGACGACGACCCGCTGCGGATCATGTACACCTCCGGCACCGAATCGCGCCCCAAGGGCGTGCTGCTGTCGAGCCGGTCGCTGCTCGCGCAGTACGTCTCGTGCGTCATCGACGGCGGCATGAGCGCCGACGACGTCGAGGTGCACTCGCTGCCGCTGTACCACTGCGCCCAGCTGGACTGCTTCTTCTCCGTCGACGTCTACCTCGGCGCCACCAGCGTGATCCTGCCCGGCCCGGACCCGGCCGCGCTGCTCGCCGCCGTCGAGCGGGAGCGCGCGACGAAGCTGTTCGCGCCGCCGACGGTGTGGATCTCCTTGCTGCGCCACGAAAACTTCGACCGGACCGACCTGTCGAGCCTGCGAAAGGGGTATTACGGCGCTTCGGCGATGCCGGTCGAGGTGCTGCGCGAGCTGCGCCGCCGCCTGCCGGACGTCGCCCTCTGGAACTTCTACGGCCAGACCGAGATGGCGCCGCTGGCGACGATCCTGCGCCCGCACGAACAGCTCGACCGCGCCGGCTCGGCCGGGCGGCCGTCGCTCAACGTCGAGACGCGCATCGTCGACGACGAGGACAACCCCGTGGCGCCGGGCGAGATCGGCGAGATCGTGCACCGCAGCCCGCACGCCACGCTCGGCTACTACCGCGACGAGGCCAAGACGGCCGAAGCGTTCCGCGCGGGCTGGTTCCACTCGGGCGACCTCGGCGTCGTCGACGAAGACGGCTATCTGTCCGTCGTGGACCGCAAGAAGGACATGATCAAGACCGGCGGCGAGAACGTCGCGAGCCGGGAGGTCGAAGAAGCGCTGTACCTGCTCGACGGCGTCGCCGAGGTCGCCGTCTTCGGGATCGGCCATCCACACTGGATCGAAGCGGTGACCGCGGTGGTCGTGCCACGCGAAGGCGTGACCCTCGACGCTGCGCGAGTGATCGACCACGCAAAGGCACATCTCGCCGGTTACAAATGTCCCAAGTACGTCGTGTTCGCGGACCGCCTTCCCAAGAATCCCAGCGGAAAGATCGTCAAGCGAGAATTGCGGGAACGACACAAAGGACTCGCGGCCGAGGGTTGA
- a CDS encoding DUF488 domain-containing protein translates to MQPTVVRVARLSDPAGPADGVRVLVERLWPRGTPRTAVVLDGWYRGLAPSDELRTWYGHDPERFAEFAARYRAELREPDRLAALERLRNLAAGGPLTLLTASGSPPISQAAVLAEVLAAGE, encoded by the coding sequence ATGCAGCCGACGGTCGTCCGGGTGGCGCGCCTGTCCGACCCGGCCGGGCCCGCCGACGGCGTCCGCGTGCTCGTCGAACGCCTGTGGCCGCGCGGCACGCCCCGCACGGCGGTGGTCCTGGACGGCTGGTACCGCGGACTGGCCCCGTCCGACGAGCTGCGCACCTGGTACGGCCACGACCCCGAGCGCTTCGCGGAGTTCGCCGCGCGGTACCGCGCGGAGCTGCGCGAGCCGGACCGGCTGGCGGCCCTCGAGCGGCTGCGGAACCTGGCGGCGGGCGGCCCGCTGACGCTGCTGACGGCCAGCGGCTCCCCGCCGATCAGCCAGGCGGCGGTGCTGGCCGAGGTGCTCGCCGCAGGGGAGTGA
- a CDS encoding glycoside hydrolase family 2 protein produces the protein MAGSETRLTRRGFFAAGGAALLGVAVAGTVAGSAGMGEPDPDAVRLGDFWLFGRYEDGCADLDFDEVDLSPVQLPHCVTPLSWTGWQPSSWQDRWIYRKHFTVTAAMTAERVRARFDGVMTNAAVYLNGGLVATHEGGYLPFEVELPQVTVGDNVLAVVVDGRWQLDVPPNLPSAAGPSVIDFYQPAGIYRQASIDTVPRTRLADVFARPADVLGPDRSLHLTCELDTTVAIAEPIQVTASVRQAGRELARGAVDVAPMPVGTRTVEFDVRGLGAVRLWDVEDPALCDVVVSVRSGPRALDQQTVRVGFREAKFTPDGFFLNGRRLKLFGLNRHQWYPFAGGALPDRVQRRDAEILRRELNCTMVRCSHYPQSSAFLDACDELGLLVWEEIPGWGRIGDAAWQQQNFRDVSGMITRDRNHPSIIVWGTRVNEANGTTAMYGRTGRLARKLDPSRPTSGALASSTGARFAGSDVEILAYNDYTARRGAPFQLRPPRPGVPYLVTETIGTIAGVRAYRRIDPAATQQLQAELHAKAHDLAAADDRYCGLLAWCAFDYPSGWQRSMGGSKFAGVSDFFRIPKPAAAFYASQGDPRVRAVVEPGFAWDFTASPTGPGHGATIWSNCDRLLLFLDDRPCGEARSRKADFPHLPHPGFAADLTVPRGHRPQLRIDGYVGDRLAVSRRFSGDRSRDVLACVPDDTQLRADGGDATRVVVSALDRFGTLRAGASGKVTLALTGQGELVGDPTLDLGATGGAAAVWLRPFAGPPGTLTLTARHDTLGTATATVTTTASGSEAGSRA, from the coding sequence ATGGCCGGCAGCGAAACCCGCCTGACGCGGCGCGGGTTCTTCGCCGCGGGCGGAGCCGCGCTGCTCGGCGTGGCCGTCGCCGGCACCGTGGCCGGGTCGGCGGGCATGGGCGAGCCGGACCCGGACGCCGTGCGGCTGGGCGATTTCTGGCTGTTCGGGCGGTACGAGGACGGCTGCGCGGACCTCGACTTCGACGAGGTCGACCTTTCGCCGGTGCAGCTCCCCCACTGCGTGACGCCGCTTTCGTGGACCGGCTGGCAGCCGTCGTCCTGGCAGGACCGGTGGATCTACCGCAAGCACTTCACCGTGACCGCGGCGATGACGGCCGAGCGCGTCCGCGCCCGCTTCGACGGGGTCATGACGAACGCGGCGGTCTACCTCAACGGCGGGCTCGTCGCCACCCACGAGGGTGGCTACCTGCCCTTCGAGGTCGAGCTGCCGCAGGTCACGGTGGGCGACAACGTCCTCGCCGTGGTCGTCGACGGGCGCTGGCAGCTCGACGTCCCGCCCAACCTGCCGAGCGCCGCCGGCCCGTCGGTGATCGACTTCTACCAGCCCGCCGGGATCTACCGGCAGGCCTCGATCGACACGGTCCCGCGGACGCGGCTGGCCGACGTCTTCGCCCGCCCCGCCGACGTCCTCGGGCCGGACCGGTCGCTGCACCTGACGTGCGAACTGGACACGACGGTAGCGATCGCGGAGCCGATCCAGGTGACCGCGTCGGTGCGGCAAGCCGGCCGGGAGCTGGCCCGCGGCGCGGTCGACGTCGCGCCGATGCCGGTCGGCACCCGGACCGTCGAGTTCGACGTCCGCGGGCTGGGCGCGGTGCGGCTGTGGGACGTCGAAGACCCCGCGCTGTGCGACGTCGTCGTGAGCGTCCGGTCCGGGCCACGGGCGCTCGACCAGCAGACCGTGCGCGTCGGGTTCCGCGAGGCGAAGTTCACCCCGGACGGGTTCTTCCTCAACGGGCGGCGGCTCAAGCTGTTCGGCCTCAACCGGCACCAGTGGTACCCGTTCGCGGGCGGCGCGCTGCCGGACCGCGTCCAGCGGCGCGACGCCGAGATCCTGCGGCGCGAGCTGAACTGCACGATGGTCCGCTGCTCGCACTACCCGCAGTCGAGCGCGTTCCTCGACGCGTGCGACGAGCTGGGCCTGCTGGTGTGGGAGGAGATCCCCGGCTGGGGCCGGATCGGGGACGCCGCCTGGCAGCAGCAGAACTTCCGGGACGTCTCGGGCATGATCACCCGGGACCGCAACCACCCCAGCATCATCGTGTGGGGCACCCGCGTGAACGAGGCGAACGGCACGACGGCGATGTACGGCCGGACCGGCCGGCTCGCGCGGAAGCTCGACCCGTCGCGGCCGACGAGCGGCGCGCTGGCCAGCTCCACAGGGGCGCGGTTCGCCGGCAGCGACGTCGAGATCCTGGCCTACAACGACTACACCGCCCGCCGCGGCGCGCCGTTTCAGCTGCGCCCGCCGCGGCCGGGGGTCCCGTACCTGGTCACGGAGACGATCGGCACGATCGCCGGCGTCCGCGCCTACCGCCGGATCGACCCGGCGGCGACCCAGCAGCTGCAGGCCGAGCTGCACGCGAAGGCCCACGACCTGGCCGCTGCCGACGACCGGTACTGCGGGCTGCTCGCGTGGTGCGCGTTCGACTACCCGTCGGGCTGGCAGCGCTCGATGGGCGGCTCGAAGTTCGCCGGCGTCTCGGACTTCTTCCGGATCCCCAAGCCCGCGGCGGCGTTCTACGCCTCGCAGGGCGACCCGCGGGTCCGCGCGGTCGTCGAACCCGGCTTCGCCTGGGACTTCACCGCCTCGCCCACCGGACCGGGCCACGGCGCGACGATCTGGTCGAACTGCGACCGGCTCCTGCTGTTCCTCGACGACCGGCCGTGCGGTGAGGCGCGCAGCCGGAAGGCGGACTTCCCGCACCTGCCGCATCCGGGGTTCGCGGCCGACCTGACGGTGCCGCGCGGACACCGTCCCCAGCTGCGCATCGACGGCTACGTGGGTGACCGGCTGGCGGTGTCCCGGCGCTTCAGCGGCGACCGGAGCCGCGACGTCCTGGCGTGCGTCCCGGACGACACGCAGCTGCGCGCGGACGGCGGCGACGCGACCCGGGTGGTGGTGTCGGCCCTGGACCGCTTCGGGACCTTGCGCGCGGGCGCGAGCGGCAAGGTGACGCTGGCGCTGACCGGCCAGGGCGAGCTGGTCGGCGACCCGACCCTGGACCTGGGCGCGACGGGCGGCGCGGCGGCGGTGTGGCTGCGCCCGTTCGCGGGGCCGCCGGGAACGCTGACGCTGACCGCCCGCCACGACACGCTGGGCACGGCAACCGCGACGGTCACGACCACGGCAAGTGGCTCGGAAGCCGGGTCGCGCGCGTGA
- a CDS encoding LacI family DNA-binding transcriptional regulator — MTVQEPGAEPKAAGMKDVAAAAGVSLGTVSNVLNRPDRVSPATRAKVETAMAELRFVRNESARQLRAGRSRVLAYVMLDGSNPFFTDVAAGMEDAADAGDLSLFLCNSAHQPSREAAYLGRLEQQRVQGILITPVDPDAPLLHEIALRGTPVVVVDRTPGGTTHCSVAVDDVYGGEIAVRHLVEQGHDRIAFIGNHTTVGQVRDRRLGALRALRAAGLGPDHLVDLTTTALTVADGRGAGERLAGLPASIRPTAAFCANDLVALGLLQTCANLRMRVPEDLAIVGYDDIEFAAAAAVPLTSVRQPRRRLGRTAAELLLAETEPGHEHRQVVFTPELVVRASTLR, encoded by the coding sequence ATGACGGTCCAGGAGCCCGGTGCCGAACCGAAAGCGGCAGGCATGAAGGACGTCGCCGCGGCCGCCGGTGTCTCCCTCGGCACGGTGTCCAACGTGCTCAACCGGCCGGACCGGGTCAGCCCCGCCACGCGCGCGAAGGTCGAGACGGCGATGGCCGAGCTGCGGTTCGTGCGCAACGAGTCCGCGCGGCAGCTGCGGGCCGGGCGCAGCCGCGTGCTGGCGTACGTGATGCTCGACGGCAGCAACCCCTTCTTCACCGACGTCGCGGCCGGCATGGAAGACGCGGCCGACGCCGGCGACCTCTCGCTGTTCCTCTGCAACAGCGCGCACCAGCCGTCCCGGGAGGCGGCCTACCTCGGCCGCCTCGAGCAGCAGCGGGTGCAGGGCATCCTCATCACGCCGGTCGACCCGGACGCGCCGCTGCTGCACGAGATCGCGCTCCGCGGCACGCCGGTGGTGGTCGTCGACCGGACACCCGGCGGCACGACGCACTGCTCGGTCGCGGTCGACGACGTCTACGGCGGCGAGATCGCCGTGCGGCACCTAGTCGAGCAGGGGCACGACCGCATCGCGTTCATCGGCAACCACACGACCGTCGGGCAGGTCCGCGACCGGCGGCTCGGCGCCTTGCGGGCGCTCCGCGCGGCCGGCCTCGGTCCCGACCACCTCGTCGACCTCACGACGACCGCCCTGACCGTGGCCGACGGCCGCGGCGCGGGCGAGCGGCTGGCCGGGCTACCGGCGTCGATCCGGCCGACCGCGGCGTTCTGCGCCAACGACCTGGTCGCCCTCGGCCTGCTCCAGACGTGCGCGAACCTGCGCATGCGCGTCCCGGAGGACCTGGCGATCGTCGGCTACGACGACATCGAGTTCGCGGCGGCGGCCGCCGTGCCGTTGACCTCGGTCCGCCAGCCGCGGCGCCGCCTCGGGCGCACGGCGGCGGAGCTGCTGCTGGCGGAGACCGAACCGGGCCACGAGCACCGGCAGGTCGTCTTCACCCCCGAGCTGGTCGTCCGCGCTTCGACTCTGCGCTGA
- a CDS encoding sugar ABC transporter ATP-binding protein — MTRQDPGRAPLLEVRGVTKSFGAVAAVDGVSFGLYPGEAHALVGENGAGKSTIVKMLAGVHKPDDGTLLLDGQPVEFGSPADAKAAGIAVIYQEPTLFPDLSVAENIVMGRHPRKGLGRIDRAAIRAEAERLFTRLGVRIDPARPARGLSIADQQIVEIAKALSADARVLVMDEPTAALSRVEVDRLFGVARALREEGAAIMFISHRFEEITELCQRVTIMRDGKHVSTDLVDDVTVDDMVKRMVGRDLDALFPKQDVEPGAVVLEVEGLAREGVFRDISFSVRAGEIVAFAGLVGSGRSEVVQAVFGVDERDAGVVKVSGKKLKAHSSRAAMAAGMALVPEDRRQQGLIMDLSIERNVTLPRSRALSKLGFLTGASERQEARRWTERLRTKYRRLADPVGTLSGGNQQKVVLAKWLAMAPKVLIVDEPTRGIDVGTKAEVHRLMSALAAEGVAIVMVSSELPEVLGMADRVLVMREGRLVAELPRADATEDAVMFAAMGQGAAA; from the coding sequence ATGACGCGGCAGGACCCGGGCCGGGCCCCTCTGCTGGAGGTGCGCGGCGTGACCAAGTCGTTCGGCGCCGTCGCGGCGGTCGACGGCGTGAGCTTCGGCCTGTACCCCGGCGAGGCCCACGCGCTCGTCGGCGAGAACGGCGCCGGCAAGTCCACCATCGTGAAGATGCTCGCCGGGGTGCACAAACCCGACGACGGCACGCTGCTGCTCGACGGGCAGCCCGTGGAGTTCGGTTCGCCGGCCGACGCCAAGGCGGCCGGCATCGCGGTGATCTACCAGGAACCGACGTTGTTCCCCGACCTGTCGGTCGCGGAGAACATCGTGATGGGCCGCCACCCGCGCAAGGGACTCGGCCGCATCGACCGCGCCGCGATCCGGGCCGAGGCCGAGCGGCTCTTCACCCGCCTCGGCGTCCGGATCGACCCGGCCCGCCCGGCCCGCGGGCTCTCGATCGCCGACCAGCAGATCGTGGAGATCGCCAAAGCGCTCAGCGCCGACGCCCGCGTGCTGGTGATGGACGAGCCGACCGCCGCGCTGAGCCGCGTCGAGGTCGACCGGCTGTTCGGCGTCGCGCGGGCACTGCGCGAAGAAGGCGCGGCGATCATGTTCATCTCGCACCGCTTCGAGGAGATCACCGAGCTGTGCCAGCGCGTGACGATCATGCGCGACGGCAAGCACGTCTCCACCGACCTCGTCGACGACGTCACGGTCGACGACATGGTCAAGCGCATGGTCGGCCGCGACCTGGACGCGCTGTTCCCCAAGCAGGACGTCGAGCCCGGTGCGGTCGTCCTCGAAGTCGAAGGACTGGCCAGGGAAGGCGTCTTCCGCGACATCTCCTTCTCGGTGCGCGCGGGGGAGATCGTCGCGTTCGCCGGGCTCGTCGGGTCCGGGCGCTCGGAAGTCGTCCAGGCCGTCTTCGGCGTCGACGAGCGGGACGCCGGTGTCGTGAAGGTGAGCGGCAAGAAGCTCAAGGCGCACTCGTCGCGGGCCGCGATGGCCGCCGGGATGGCGCTGGTCCCCGAAGACCGCCGCCAGCAGGGCCTGATCATGGACCTCTCGATCGAGCGGAACGTGACGCTGCCGCGGTCGCGCGCGCTCTCGAAGCTCGGCTTCCTGACCGGTGCGAGCGAGCGGCAGGAGGCCCGGCGCTGGACCGAGCGCCTGCGCACCAAGTACCGCCGCCTCGCCGACCCCGTCGGCACGCTCTCGGGCGGCAACCAGCAGAAGGTCGTGCTGGCCAAGTGGCTCGCGATGGCGCCGAAGGTGCTGATCGTGGACGAGCCGACGCGCGGCATCGACGTCGGCACGAAGGCCGAGGTGCACCGGCTGATGTCGGCGCTCGCGGCCGAAGGCGTCGCGATCGTCATGGTGTCCTCGGAGCTGCCGGAGGTGCTCGGCATGGCCGACCGCGTGCTCGTGATGCGAGAGGGCAGGCTCGTCGCCGAGCTCCCGCGCGCCGACGCGACCGAAGACGCCGTCATGTTCGCCGCGATGGGCCAGGGGGCCGCTGCATGA
- a CDS encoding ABC transporter permease, giving the protein MTVTKEAPVTGEPTVHTRRSWTANVFKARESGIVLALIVLVAFTATQNSRFLSGQSIRDILLGTAILAVLAVGQAIVMITRNIDLSVGSVLGLAAFAVGSLMRDNPGLPVIVAVLAGLGVGAVCGLVNGALVRFGQVPALVVTLGTLYAYRGVSYFWAGGQQINADKLPASFLDFGTASVLGVPWLVLIALLVLVIAGIVLRSYPAGRQLYAMGSSPQAAQLAGIRVGRNTTAAFLVSGALAGLAGVLFAARFGTVDAAAGTGYELNVVAAAVVGGVAVFGGSGSVWGAGLGALLLTVIGSALAVLDINQFWQQAIVGALILLAIGADRLVAVRIEKTLRRRLGTQERDSHV; this is encoded by the coding sequence ATGACCGTCACCAAGGAGGCCCCCGTGACCGGGGAACCGACCGTCCACACGCGACGGTCGTGGACCGCGAACGTGTTCAAGGCCCGCGAGTCCGGCATCGTCCTCGCGCTGATCGTCCTGGTCGCGTTCACCGCGACGCAGAACTCCCGGTTCCTGTCCGGCCAGAGCATCCGCGACATCCTGCTCGGCACGGCGATCCTCGCGGTGCTCGCCGTCGGGCAGGCGATCGTGATGATCACCCGCAACATCGACCTGTCGGTCGGCTCGGTGCTCGGCCTCGCCGCCTTCGCCGTCGGCTCGCTGATGCGCGACAACCCGGGCCTGCCGGTGATCGTCGCCGTGCTGGCCGGCCTCGGCGTCGGCGCGGTCTGCGGGCTCGTGAACGGCGCGCTGGTCCGGTTCGGCCAGGTGCCGGCACTGGTGGTCACGCTCGGCACGCTCTACGCCTACCGCGGCGTCAGCTACTTCTGGGCGGGCGGCCAGCAGATCAACGCCGACAAGCTGCCCGCGTCCTTCCTCGACTTCGGCACGGCGTCGGTGCTGGGTGTGCCGTGGCTGGTGCTCATCGCCCTGCTCGTCCTGGTGATCGCCGGGATCGTGCTGCGGAGCTACCCGGCCGGGCGCCAGCTCTACGCGATGGGGTCGAGCCCGCAGGCCGCGCAGCTGGCCGGCATCCGGGTCGGCCGCAACACCACGGCGGCGTTCCTGGTCAGCGGCGCGCTGGCGGGACTCGCCGGGGTCCTGTTCGCCGCGCGGTTCGGCACCGTGGACGCGGCCGCCGGCACCGGCTACGAGCTGAACGTCGTCGCGGCGGCCGTCGTCGGCGGGGTCGCGGTGTTCGGCGGCAGCGGCTCGGTCTGGGGCGCGGGCCTCGGCGCGCTGCTGTTGACCGTCATCGGCAGCGCGCTGGCCGTGCTCGACATCAACCAGTTCTGGCAGCAGGCGATCGTCGGCGCGCTGATCCTGCTGGCCATCGGCGCCGACCGGCTCGTCGCCGTGCGGATTGAAAAAACACTGCGAAGGCGCTTAGGAACGCAGGAGAGGGATTCCCATGTCTGA
- a CDS encoding ABC transporter permease, translated as MSDQGNRLGRLLSWDAAVVLVTVIVLIIASGAVENFGTSRNFTFLLLDLLPIALVALPMTFIIVTGEIDLSVASTLGLTSAVMGSLWDAGMSIETIIPLCILLGAVLGALNGFFVTVLKLPSLAVTIGTLALYRGLAFVVLGDGAVADFPRAYTSWVTGTIGDGPIPNVLVPLLVVALIFGVVLHATPIGRGVFAAGAGEQAARFAGIRTGRLKFWLYVVSGAVAGLAGILWTLRYSSARADNGYGLELAVVAAVLLGGVSIFGGKGTLPGVLAGVVLLASLQNALRLQDVSNEALNIVTGVLLIVSVLLPNIVSSARTALRRRHRAPSAVSPER; from the coding sequence ATGTCTGACCAAGGGAACCGGCTCGGCCGGCTGCTCAGCTGGGACGCCGCCGTCGTCCTGGTGACGGTCATCGTGCTGATCATCGCCTCTGGCGCCGTCGAGAACTTCGGCACCAGCCGCAACTTCACCTTCCTGCTGCTCGACCTGCTGCCGATCGCGCTGGTCGCGCTGCCGATGACGTTCATCATCGTGACCGGCGAGATCGACCTGTCGGTGGCGAGCACGCTCGGGCTGACGTCCGCGGTGATGGGGTCGCTGTGGGACGCGGGGATGTCGATCGAGACGATCATCCCGCTCTGCATCCTGCTCGGCGCGGTCCTGGGCGCGTTGAACGGCTTCTTCGTCACCGTGCTGAAGCTGCCGTCGCTGGCCGTCACGATCGGCACCCTGGCTCTCTACCGCGGCCTCGCCTTCGTCGTCCTCGGCGACGGCGCGGTCGCCGACTTCCCGCGCGCCTACACCAGCTGGGTCACCGGGACGATCGGCGACGGGCCGATCCCGAACGTGCTCGTCCCGCTGCTCGTGGTGGCCCTGATCTTCGGCGTCGTGCTGCACGCGACCCCGATCGGCCGTGGCGTCTTCGCGGCCGGCGCGGGCGAGCAGGCGGCCCGGTTCGCCGGGATCCGCACCGGGCGGCTGAAGTTCTGGCTCTACGTCGTGAGCGGTGCGGTCGCCGGGCTCGCCGGGATCCTCTGGACCCTCCGTTACTCGAGTGCCCGCGCCGACAACGGCTACGGCCTCGAACTCGCCGTCGTGGCCGCTGTACTGCTCGGCGGCGTGTCCATCTTCGGCGGCAAGGGCACGCTGCCCGGCGTGCTCGCCGGAGTGGTCCTGTTGGCGTCGCTGCAGAACGCCCTGCGCCTGCAGGACGTGTCCAACGAGGCGCTCAACATCGTGACCGGCGTGCTGCTCATCGTGTCGGTCCTGCTGCCCAACATCGTGTCCTCGGCCCGGACGGCGCTGCGACGCCGGCACCGGGCTCCCAGCGCGGTTTCCCCAGAAAGGTGA
- the rhaS gene encoding rhamnose ABC transporter substrate-binding protein, with product MSRRFLTGAVSAGLVLVLAACSGTTKNDSGGSGAQQSTATANPNAAAKEGVKMAFLPKQLNNPYSDIEVSGGKAALAELKGEYKLVGPNDASASSQVSYINTLIQQQQDVIGIAANDPNAVCPSLNQARSAGIKVVAFDSDAAKDCRDVFINQATTQGIGEALAKQAKDLSGGSGEVAVLSATPNATNQNAWIDVFKKELAKPEYSTLKLDKVAYGNDDDQKSFQEAQGLLQSFPNLKVIIAPTTVGIAAAARYVSSSSYKGKVAVTGLGTPNQMRAFVKDGTVKQFALWNPADIGYLAAYAGVALKSGQISGKEGEKFKAGKLGDYTIGANGEIVLGPPTTFDANNIDKFNF from the coding sequence ATGTCCCGACGGTTCCTCACCGGTGCAGTGTCGGCCGGGCTGGTGCTCGTGCTGGCCGCCTGCAGCGGCACCACCAAGAACGACAGCGGCGGCTCCGGCGCGCAGCAGTCGACCGCCACGGCCAACCCCAACGCCGCGGCCAAGGAAGGCGTCAAGATGGCCTTCCTGCCCAAGCAGCTCAACAACCCCTACAGCGACATCGAGGTCAGCGGCGGCAAGGCCGCGCTGGCCGAGCTGAAGGGCGAGTACAAGCTGGTCGGGCCGAACGACGCGAGCGCGTCGTCGCAGGTCAGCTACATCAACACGCTGATCCAGCAGCAGCAGGACGTGATCGGCATCGCCGCGAACGACCCGAACGCCGTGTGCCCGTCGCTCAACCAGGCCCGCAGTGCCGGCATCAAGGTCGTCGCGTTCGACTCCGACGCCGCCAAGGACTGCCGCGACGTCTTCATCAACCAGGCCACCACCCAGGGCATCGGCGAGGCGCTGGCCAAGCAGGCCAAGGACCTCTCCGGCGGCTCCGGCGAGGTCGCGGTCCTGTCCGCGACGCCGAACGCGACCAACCAGAACGCCTGGATCGACGTGTTCAAGAAGGAGCTGGCCAAGCCGGAGTACTCGACCCTGAAGCTGGACAAGGTCGCGTACGGCAACGACGACGACCAGAAGTCGTTCCAGGAGGCCCAGGGCCTGCTGCAGTCGTTCCCGAACCTCAAGGTGATCATCGCGCCGACCACCGTCGGCATCGCGGCCGCGGCGCGTTACGTCAGCTCGTCGAGCTACAAGGGCAAGGTCGCGGTGACCGGGCTCGGCACGCCGAACCAGATGCGCGCCTTCGTCAAGGACGGCACGGTCAAGCAGTTCGCGCTGTGGAACCCGGCCGACATCGGCTACCTCGCCGCCTACGCGGGCGTCGCGCTCAAGTCGGGGCAGATCTCCGGCAAGGAGGGCGAGAAGTTCAAGGCGGGCAAGCTCGGCGACTACACCATCGGCGCGAACGGGGAGATCGTCCTCGGCCCGCCGACGACGTTCGACGCGAACAACATCGACAAGTTCAACTTCTGA
- a CDS encoding L-rhamnose mutarotase produces the protein MPRYCFCLQVKPDRTAEYARRHRAVWPEMRQALLDTGWRDYSLFLREDGLLIGYVEADDLEAAQAAMAKTEVNTRWQAEMAEFFTGLDGGPPDEGFQLLEEVFHLEPPTVAEGQ, from the coding sequence GTGCCCCGATACTGCTTCTGCCTGCAGGTGAAGCCGGACCGGACGGCCGAGTACGCGCGGCGGCACCGCGCGGTGTGGCCCGAGATGCGGCAGGCCCTGCTCGACACCGGCTGGCGCGACTACTCGCTGTTCCTGCGCGAAGACGGCCTCCTGATCGGCTACGTCGAAGCCGACGACCTCGAAGCCGCGCAGGCGGCGATGGCGAAGACCGAGGTCAACACCCGCTGGCAGGCGGAGATGGCGGAGTTCTTCACCGGTCTCGACGGCGGCCCGCCCGACGAAGGCTTCCAGCTGCTCGAAGAGGTCTTCCACCTCGAACCCCCCACCGTCGCGGAAGGACAGTGA